A single region of the Streptococcus sanguinis genome encodes:
- a CDS encoding Tex family protein, which translates to MENINIEKIAQKLGLKESQVSQVLDLTAEGNTIPFIARYRKEMTGNLDEVEIKAIIDLDKSMTALAERKATVLAKIEEQGKLTDALRSEIEAAEKLADVEELYLPYKEKRRTKATIAREAGLFPLARLILQDAANLQEEAEKLTSEAFPTAEAALAGAVDILTEAISEDTKLRAWTYHEMQTNSFIVSSLKDGDLDEKQVFQIYYDFSEKVATMQGYRTLALNRGEKQGILKVGFEHNLEKILRFFEVRFKVKNAYIIEAVQQAVKKKIIPAMERRIRTELTEAAEDGAIQLFSDNLRHLLLIAPLKGRVVLGFDPAFRTGAKLAVVDATGKMLTTHVIYPVAPAKPAQIEASKKELSELIEQFGVEIIAIGNGTASRESEAFVAEVLKSHPTVSYVIVNESGASVYSASELARHEFPDLTIEKRSAISIARRLQDPLAELVKIDPKSIGVGQYQHDVSQKKLSESLGFVVDTVVNQVGVNINTASPALLAHVAGLNKTISENIVKYRETEGLIRSREAIKKVPRLGAKAFEQAAGFLRIPESDNLLDNTGVHPESYKAVEELFKRLEISSLDEAAQAKLKAVRVASLAAELGLGEETLKDIIADLLKPGRDLRDSFDAPVLRQDVLDIKDLRIGQKLEGVVRNVVDFGAFVDIGIHEDGLIHISKLSTDYIKHPSQVLSVGDLVTVWVDKLDVEREKVNLSLIAPNESN; encoded by the coding sequence ATGGAAAATATAAATATTGAAAAAATTGCCCAGAAATTGGGCCTTAAAGAAAGCCAAGTATCACAGGTCCTAGATTTGACCGCTGAAGGGAATACGATTCCTTTTATTGCTCGTTACCGTAAGGAAATGACAGGAAATCTGGATGAGGTCGAGATTAAGGCGATCATCGACTTAGATAAGAGCATGACTGCTTTGGCAGAGCGTAAAGCGACGGTCTTAGCTAAAATTGAGGAGCAGGGAAAACTAACGGATGCGTTGCGCTCTGAGATTGAGGCTGCTGAAAAGCTGGCTGATGTGGAAGAACTTTATCTTCCTTATAAGGAGAAACGCCGTACCAAGGCTACTATTGCCCGTGAAGCAGGTCTCTTTCCTTTGGCCCGCCTCATCCTACAGGATGCGGCTAACTTGCAAGAAGAAGCTGAGAAACTGACTAGTGAAGCCTTTCCGACAGCAGAAGCTGCTCTTGCTGGAGCAGTGGATATTCTGACTGAAGCAATTTCCGAAGATACTAAGCTGCGGGCTTGGACCTACCATGAGATGCAGACCAATTCTTTTATCGTATCCAGTCTCAAAGACGGTGATTTGGATGAAAAGCAGGTCTTCCAGATTTATTATGATTTTTCCGAAAAAGTAGCGACCATGCAAGGCTACCGGACACTGGCCCTTAACCGTGGTGAGAAGCAAGGTATTCTCAAGGTTGGTTTTGAGCACAATCTTGAGAAGATCTTGCGCTTCTTTGAAGTACGTTTCAAGGTGAAAAATGCCTATATTATTGAAGCTGTTCAGCAAGCGGTCAAAAAGAAAATCATTCCAGCCATGGAGCGCCGTATTCGGACCGAGCTGACTGAGGCCGCTGAGGATGGAGCGATTCAGCTCTTTTCAGATAATCTCCGTCATCTTCTCCTAATTGCTCCTCTCAAAGGTCGCGTAGTACTGGGCTTTGACCCAGCCTTTCGGACAGGAGCCAAGCTGGCTGTTGTTGATGCGACAGGTAAGATGCTGACGACTCATGTTATTTATCCAGTAGCGCCAGCAAAGCCAGCTCAGATTGAAGCTTCTAAGAAAGAGTTATCGGAGCTGATTGAGCAGTTTGGCGTGGAAATCATTGCCATCGGAAACGGAACTGCCAGCCGAGAAAGTGAAGCTTTTGTAGCAGAAGTTTTGAAATCCCATCCAACTGTCAGCTATGTCATCGTCAATGAAAGCGGAGCATCTGTTTACTCTGCTAGTGAACTAGCTCGTCATGAATTTCCAGATTTGACTATTGAAAAGCGCTCAGCTATTTCCATTGCCCGCCGTCTGCAGGATCCTTTAGCAGAGTTGGTTAAGATAGATCCTAAGTCTATCGGGGTTGGCCAGTACCAGCATGATGTCAGCCAGAAAAAGCTGTCTGAAAGCCTGGGCTTTGTCGTTGATACCGTGGTCAACCAAGTCGGAGTTAATATCAACACCGCCAGTCCTGCACTGCTGGCCCACGTAGCTGGTCTTAATAAAACTATCTCAGAAAATATTGTCAAGTATCGGGAAACAGAAGGTTTGATTCGGTCTCGCGAGGCCATCAAGAAAGTGCCGCGTCTGGGTGCAAAAGCTTTTGAACAGGCAGCCGGCTTCCTGCGTATTCCCGAGAGTGATAATCTGCTAGACAATACAGGCGTTCACCCAGAGTCTTATAAGGCGGTGGAGGAGCTCTTTAAGCGTCTGGAAATCAGCAGTTTGGATGAAGCGGCCCAAGCCAAATTAAAGGCTGTTCGGGTTGCTAGTTTGGCTGCAGAGCTGGGCTTGGGAGAAGAAACCCTCAAAGATATTATTGCTGATCTGCTCAAGCCTGGTCGGGATTTGCGTGATTCCTTTGATGCGCCAGTTCTGCGGCAGGATGTCTTGGATATCAAGGATCTGCGTATCGGTCAAAAGCTGGAAGGGGTCGTACGTAATGTCGTCGATTTCGGAGCCTTTGTGGATATCGGTATCCACGAAGACGGTCTCATTCATATCTCCAAGCTGAGCACTGACTATATCAAGCATCCTAGTCAGGTCCTATCTGTTGGCGATTTAGTCACAGTCTGGGTGGATAAACTGGATGTGGAGCGGGAGAAGGTCAACCTCTCTCTGATAGCACCAAATGAATCTAACTAA
- a CDS encoding SprT family protein has protein sequence MNLTNYVKRVSAEDFGWEFRHQAYWNKRLRTTGGRFFPKDGHLDFNPKIYETFGLETFRKIVRHELAHYHLYYQGKGYRHGDRDFKDLLKLVDGLRYAPSLSDSQSLLIYECLSCGALIRRRRRVNLQKYRCGRCMGKLCLSEKA, from the coding sequence ATGAATCTAACTAACTATGTCAAGCGGGTTTCAGCTGAGGATTTTGGCTGGGAATTCCGCCACCAAGCTTATTGGAACAAGCGTCTCCGCACTACAGGGGGACGCTTCTTTCCTAAAGACGGACATCTGGATTTTAACCCAAAAATCTATGAAACTTTTGGGTTGGAGACTTTTCGAAAAATTGTTCGCCATGAGCTGGCTCACTATCACCTATATTATCAGGGTAAAGGATACCGCCATGGGGATCGAGATTTTAAAGACCTGCTCAAGCTAGTTGATGGTCTGCGCTACGCCCCCTCATTGTCAGATTCGCAATCCCTTCTCATCTATGAATGTCTGAGCTGCGGAGCACTTATCCGTCGCAGACGCAGAGTCAATCTTCAAAAATACCGTTGCGGACGCTGTATGGGCAAGCTCTGTTTATCAGAGAAAGCTTGA
- a CDS encoding PspC domain-containing protein gives MNVKFYKLKKNRLISGVLSGLCDKFDFDLSLVRFLFIIFTVVNFGLGILIYILLAMVMPYKEDIEEEMYGTGPRKRKEAETIEDDKDGWFW, from the coding sequence ATGAACGTGAAATTCTATAAGTTGAAAAAGAATCGACTGATTTCCGGTGTCTTGTCCGGTCTGTGTGATAAATTTGATTTTGATCTGAGTCTGGTGCGCTTCCTCTTTATTATCTTTACTGTGGTCAATTTCGGCTTGGGAATTCTCATCTATATCCTGCTGGCTATGGTTATGCCCTATAAAGAAGACATAGAAGAAGAAATGTATGGAACCGGCCCGCGCAAACGAAAAGAAGCAGAAACTATCGAAGACGATAAAGACGGCTGGTTTTGGTAA
- a CDS encoding histidine kinase, which yields MKKFSIKWYALKFLFYIILSYIVSFGGLGLLAFLFKFNYGTSLTVSFLGMMIFGYGFLNFFFFLFTPPISQSLKKSVLLLSIFMHPLFIAVSVFFLNISHEDGLNNWLNSLKSMIPILFICLLVNTFLYFLAYSIKKARKQLRIAKQMENAESLDLSDHFED from the coding sequence ATGAAAAAATTTTCAATCAAATGGTATGCACTCAAGTTCTTGTTTTATATTATTCTGTCATATATTGTTAGTTTTGGAGGACTTGGTCTTCTGGCTTTTCTCTTTAAGTTTAACTATGGTACTAGTCTGACAGTGTCTTTTCTAGGGATGATGATTTTTGGTTATGGCTTTTTGAATTTTTTCTTCTTCCTATTTACACCGCCAATTAGTCAATCTCTGAAAAAAAGTGTTTTGCTACTATCTATTTTCATGCATCCGCTTTTTATTGCAGTTTCTGTTTTCTTTTTGAATATTTCTCATGAAGATGGCCTAAATAATTGGCTTAATAGTTTGAAAAGTATGATTCCAATATTATTCATTTGTCTTCTAGTCAATACTTTCCTTTATTTCTTAGCCTATTCTATCAAAAAGGCACGTAAGCAGCTACGTATAGCTAAACAAATGGAAAATGCTGAGTCCCTTGATTTATCAGATCATTTTGAAGATTAG
- a CDS encoding preprotein translocase: MKQFSLPVYLWKFFLYLIISLILHIVLIFAAGMVAGGYAGLFVFFIGILAFPFGLWNLFFFLKVLYPEQSSERIVGLVSILFLPVLCLVIYGFVGGFQIIISSLPTSLFYIFGMLVSNTIVYYIAHSINLSNYKKRSISQTEID; this comes from the coding sequence ATGAAACAATTTTCTTTACCGGTGTATTTGTGGAAATTTTTCCTCTATTTGATTATTAGTTTAATTCTACATATAGTTCTTATTTTTGCTGCTGGCATGGTAGCAGGAGGATATGCTGGCTTGTTTGTTTTCTTTATAGGTATTCTAGCTTTTCCATTTGGCTTGTGGAATTTATTCTTTTTCTTGAAAGTATTATACCCGGAGCAAAGTTCAGAGCGTATAGTAGGACTTGTATCTATCTTATTTCTGCCAGTTCTATGTCTCGTAATTTATGGTTTTGTTGGAGGTTTCCAAATAATAATAAGCTCCTTGCCTACTAGCCTATTTTATATTTTTGGTATGCTAGTTTCAAATACAATCGTCTACTATATAGCTCATTCAATCAATCTTTCTAACTATAAAAAGCGATCTATATCTCAAACTGAAATAGACTAA
- a CDS encoding NUDIX hydrolase — protein MVRGEQIPEGQFHLCVNVLVRHQDGDILFMRRSANKSLYPGYYEFGAGGSVLAGEDSQTAALRELEEETGLVPDSIRLLEQVCSVNDQCHFDYYEVVVSGDKSQVRYQEGETDAHVWLPLKEVPDFVENHPCFNNQKKILNSLLD, from the coding sequence CTGGTTCGAGGCGAACAAATTCCTGAAGGACAGTTTCATCTCTGCGTCAATGTCTTGGTTCGCCATCAGGATGGTGATATTCTCTTTATGCGGCGGTCAGCCAATAAAAGCCTCTATCCTGGCTACTATGAGTTCGGAGCAGGAGGCAGTGTGCTGGCAGGAGAGGATAGTCAGACAGCCGCCTTACGTGAATTAGAAGAAGAAACAGGCCTGGTTCCTGACAGCATCAGACTTTTGGAGCAGGTGTGCTCTGTCAATGATCAGTGCCATTTCGACTACTATGAGGTGGTTGTGTCTGGCGATAAGAGTCAAGTCCGCTATCAGGAAGGCGAAACAGATGCCCATGTCTGGTTGCCTCTGAAAGAGGTCCCAGATTTTGTAGAAAACCATCCTTGTTTTAATAACCAAAAGAAGATTCTTAACAGCCTGCTTGACTAA